Proteins encoded together in one Lagopus muta isolate bLagMut1 chromosome 3, bLagMut1 primary, whole genome shotgun sequence window:
- the LOC125690547 gene encoding leucine-rich repeat and IQ domain-containing protein 4-like, translating to MNAAMSFRCTSTGPDLHWRYLTEHDPKCKGKKKLKISGRDLASVPTQVFGLDQLQALEMSPERESCLRYRMELLPREISRLKNLTLLYMDSNNLKKIPAEIGTLRNLERLTLSNNHLSSLPPEMGTLQRLHSLHLANNSFTHLPAALCQLSSLTFLDLSDNKIRTIPSSIRQLKKLETLLLLFNSLENLPEDVCLLRNLHTLWLGNNHLRSLPPRFGELVNLDWGYNYCSCNFEGNPLENPPPEVCSRGSKEIRNYFLSFHRVLAE from the coding sequence ATGAATGCAGCCATGTCCTTCAGATGCACCTCTACGGGTCCTGATTTACACTGGAGATATCTCACAGAACATGATCCAAagtgcaaaggaaagaagaaactgaagatttCAGGCAGAGATCTGGCATCAGTCCCTACACAGGTCTTTGGGCTGGACCAGCTGCAGGCCCTGGAGATGAGTCCAGAACGAGAGAGCTGCCTGAGGTACcgcatggagctgctgccccgCGAGATCAGCCGCTTGAAGAACCTAACCCTCCTCTATATGGACTCCAATAACCTGAAGAAAATCCCTGCTGAAATCGGTACCTTGAGGAACTTGGAGAGGCTGACGCTGAGCAACAAccacctgagctccctgcccCCAGAGATGGGGACCCTGCAGCGGCTGCACAGCCTCCACCTGGCCAACAACAGCTTCACCCACCTGCCCGCAGCCCTCTGCCAGCTGAGCAGCCTCACCTTCCTGGACCTGAGCGACAACAAAATACGCACCATCCCCTCCAGCATCCGGCAGCTGAAGAAACTGGAAacgttgctgctgctcttcaacTCACTGGAAAACCTGCCCGAGGATGTCTGTCTTTTAAGGAATCTGCACACACTTTGGCTGGGAAACAACCATCTGCGATCCCTTCCACCACGATTTGGGGAGCTGGTCAACCTGGACTGGGGGTACAACTACTGTTCCTGCAATTTTGAAGGGAATCCACTAGAAAATCCTCCCCCTGAAGTCTGTAGCAGAGGTTCCAAGGAGATCAGAAACTATTTCTTGTCGTTTCATAGAGTACTGGCAGAATAG